ACAGCCAGCTGGGAGAGGGCCCACCCCTGGATGACAGAGATTCAGAAGCCGTGGATGGCTGTCCTCACCACCCCAGGTGTGCCCACCAATAGTCCTATTAAGTGTATTAATACAACCACAAGTGTCATCGACATTGCAACCCTCATCACCATCCACTGCCATGAGACAGCATGTTCTGGCAGTAAAAAATCTGGGTAGATCAGGCTTTATTGAAAACTAACTGAACTACAGACAGCTCCCCTCCGGATGCCGGACCTCATCCTCAACTGTTGGCAGGGCCGGTTCGTGGGCATGGGACCTGTGCAGTCACACAGGGCCTCGTGCTCTGAAGGGCCGGAGCTTGGTTCAGTGACCTCCTGCCATCATCATGAATGAACGAGGAGCCCCTCATTTCTATCTTGCCCTGGATCTCACTAATTATGCAGGTGACCCTGTCTGTTTATAAGGGATTTGGACAAGAAGGGAATTTAGAAGGGAATTGGGGTTTAGTACTGACCCCTAAGGAGCACCTGGAAATAAATGTGGGGAAATTTTTAACTGCCACAAAAACTAGGAGCTACATTTAGTGGACAGGGCCAGAGACAAGAAACACTAAACATTCTTCAAGGCACAGAGTAGTCCCATACAATTTAGGACTATCTGCCCCAAATGACAATAGTGCCTCCTCTGAGACTTGGCCGTGATGATCTCTAGGTGACATGATAGGAGCCTCTGCATTCCTTCCCATGACCTGAAGCCCAGGAGCTCTAAATTTCTACTCTCTTGATTTTCTCAGCACTCTCAGCTCTCTCTGAATCTGTTCTCATTATCTCCCCTCCACTTGACCACGTTCAGATTTACCAGCCCCAAAGTTAATGTCCTAACACTTTTTTGtgactttcttttcctcctctagGGGTTGCTATTCCTGAGTCTGGTCTGGATTGGGTGGAAATGGTGAGCGGCAGGGCCAGATGCTCTGACCAGGCTGGAGATGGTCTCAGTGGCCACACCAGGTTACATGCTGGTCCCAGCATGCTCCCTGGCAGCTCCAGCCTCCAGTCTCTGGGTCACTGTGATTAGCTTTTGAGGAGCACTTACCCAGATAGTGGCTAGAGAAAAATCCTTGGGGAGGGAAGATTCCTAGGTGCTTCCCTTTGAGGGATCCATGACCTTTCCCTAGATCCTGTCTGGGCTCCCATCCCCCATCTCCTGGAGCCTGCAGGATTTGACATGACTGCATGTCCTCTTGAGAGTGTGCCTCCCCTCTGCCCAGGGCCTGAGCATTCTTCCCTCACTGTCTCTCTGGCTGGGGGCAGGCTCACCTCATAGACACCAACGTTGGGGCTGTCCAAGGGTTGGCTGGGGCCACTGCGAATGTCTGACATGCTGCGGGCAGCCAGACTTGATCGACTCCCCTGGGCCACCTAGCAGGTAGAGGTCAATGCAAGAAGTCAAAATATATTCTGGTGTCAGACTCCTGGGTTGAGGTCAGGCTGTTTTGGGGATTTAAAGATGGGAGGCAAAGGAATCTCAATGAGGGAAGGTGATAATGACATTACTCCCCAAGTGCAagctttacagtttacaaagcaaACATTCATTTTCTTGTTGGAGCTTCACCTCCCCGCCAGGAAAGTAGTCAGGACAGGTACTGTTACCCTTATTGCACAGATGAGGGTGCTGATCCCTAGACTTCAGACTTGGGACAGAACTGGGGTAGAAATCAGGCTTCCCAAGTAGGGAGCTGGGGTCCGGACTGGCCCAGGGAAGGAACCAAATTTACAGAAAGAAGACAATTGGCTCCTGCCTGTCTGCCTCCCCCACCTTTCGAGAGGTGCCCCCATGTGGGTGGAGAAAGGTGATGTCGTCCACAGTCAGGATGATCTTGTTGGGGCCGGAGACCATTTGAATGTGAAGTAGCTGGTGCCTGGTGGAGAAAGAGGTCATCTCCACCAAGGGCACCAAGGTCCGTGAGAAGAGACCAGCAGGGGATGGGGTGGAGGGATCATGTTGGCTCAGGGGAGGGGTCCTGGAGGGCAGCCATCCCCAAACCAGACATCCCCTGGGACTCTACCAGCCCACCAGAACACCCTCACCCCAAGAAAAATCTCCTCTTCTACTCTTGAGGGAACCCAGCCGCTGTTTTTGCTGCAGACTTCCATGTCTGGCACAAGCTCACTTCCTACTTACCTCATTCCACCACTCACCTCACATAATGGGCCAGGAAGGCCCCAGCCAGCCCCATCCCAACCACCAGGAGGAAGCCAAGAAAGACGAGGCCCGGCTCCAGTCCTGAAGGGACAGTGACAGGAGGTATACTGAGGAGTGATGCCAGGGGAGGCCTCTTCTCTAGGGAGGCATGGAGTCATGCCAAATGCTGGCCCCTCCAGGAAAGGGGGATGGGGCCCCAGAGAGGCTCTAGGGGGAGGTCGTAGTTTCCTCAAAGGGGAGAGTCTGGGAATGCTAGAAAATTTCCAAGAGGGCTTTGGAGCTCAGCAAGAGAGGGGTCCTGTGcaagccaggggctgggagagggccTAGAAGGGCATCAAAGATGGATTACAGGATAGGAGTCCACTCTCTTTCATCACTTTGTGGATGGTCCATGGTGATTGTCTCAGTGGGGGCTGGGGTGCTCGCCCTCACCTCCACCGCAGATGTTGTTTGGATCGAACCAGCACGAGGGGTCTGGCCCGGGTGCTGATCCTCCACGCGGAAAGTGCATCCGGGTACCGGCGGAGAGGAAGGAGCCCCGGGCAGGATCCAGCATGTATGTGGCAAAAAGCCGGTCTCCCGCTGCATCCGTGTCTAGCAGCACGAATGGGGGCTCCTCGTCTCCTCCTAGGTCCCCGCAGAAGCCAGGGACCTGCGCATCTCTGATGTGGCGGGCCACAGTTGCTCCTGACACCCATCTGCCACCCGCGGCAGCCCGTGCTTCTGCCACGCCCCTTGCCAGCAAGAAGACCGCGTCGTAGATGGTGCCAAAGAGTGGGGAGACCTGGAGAAGGAGAGTAGGGGCTCAGAGGTCGGGGTCACAGCCCACAGACAGACCAGAATTCCCTGGCCGCGCCGATTCTTTCACTGCCTGTCAAGCCCAGGGTATCCACTGTTGCCACCTTCCAGTTAGTTGTTCCCAGGATCCCTCCCCATTGGctatctcttcctccctccccattgGCtaactcttcctccctccccattggctctctcttcctccctctccattggctatctcttcctccctcccctattGGCTGTCACATCTGCTCTCCCCACTAACTGGTTCCTCTTTTCAGGACTCAGCCTCCTCTCTGACCATTGGTTGATTCTAATTCTCCATCACCTGTAGATCCTCTCTTCTTCCTGTTGGTTGCCCAGCATATAGTTTTAATCTCATCACCTACCATTCACCTAAAAGCCTTCTCACCTATCTTTTGGTTggcttctattttctgtttttccttaaaaaaacaaaacaaaacaaaaaaaaactaaacaaaaacaaaacaaacaaaagaccttCACTATTGTTACCACCCGATCTTATCAGGCCTCTCTATTATTCCCAGTTAACATCTCTCagagagccaggcactgtgcagagCACTAAAGATGTATCAGTGTACAAGACAGACCCCGAATCAAGGAACCTTTCTCCTTGCCAAAGAGACAGGGGTGTTCAGGCAGTGCAATGAGTAAAAGTAGGGGAAACTGAGGGAGCTGCAGAGACAGGAATGGGTGTCCCCAACCTAGGCTGGGGACAGAGAAGGAGCTGTTAGAAGTGACCATCCTTCAGGGGATGAGTCAGAATTATCCAGGAGAGGCAGGGACAAGAGAGAGGAAACAGCACACTCAGAAGCTCAGAGGCAAAAGAGAAGGACACATTTAGAGAACCTAGAGTAGCTTGGTCTGGCTGAAGTTCATGGGaggtggaagagagagaaagacaggagaCCCGGTAAGCCATGTGGAGAGGCCTGCATCTATACAGGGCAACAGAAGCCACTGTGAGGCTTTGAACAGGGGCATGACAGGGCGAGATCTGTCAGATTTCTGAAGCTTGATCTGGTTGTTGGGTGGAGAAAGGTGTTAGGCAGGTGAGTGTTGAAGCAGAGACCATCTGAGAGATTATGTTTTGGGATTTGGGCTGGGGGTGCTGTGGCCTGACTCAGGGCAGTGACAGTAAAGATGGAGAAGGTGGATGAATTCAAAGGATCTTTAGGAAGTAACAGTAACAGGGCTTGATGCCTGGAAGTGGGGGCAAAGAATTCAAGGAATCAAGGGTGACTCACACACTCAGAGGCCTGGGCAGTTTGGGCAGCGGAGAGGACAGCCGTGGTACTTACTGAGCTGAAGGGCTTTTCTCTCTCTACTTTCTCAACCTCCCTCTCTCCGCTGACCGACCCTCTCTCCATCCCATCTCACTATGATTCCTAACTTGTATTCTCTTCTGACTATTCCCATCActgcacccacccccacccccctccaTTGGCCACCTCCAATCCTCTTGGAAGAATCTAGGGGCATTGATGGGAAATTGCAACTCCTACGACCCACAGCCTTCCCTCATGCAGCCCCCTGTGAGTTGGGCCTTTGTGGTGGTTAATTCACTGCCCATTGACATCTAAATTCCCTTCTCATAGTGGTTTCTAGTCCTCTTTTGTGGCTGGAGTAAAGTTAGATGATCTGAACTGGGATTCTGGGGACTTGGGGATCCCTAGGTATTAGCTGGATGTTGGAAATACACTATGGATCTGGTTAGGATTGCCCCTGGATCCACCCAGGGAACTTTCTGCTTCTTGCAAGGTGTCTAGGCCCTTGAAAAGCTAAGACCACCAGATGAGGCCCCAGAGGAAATACCTCTGAACTAGGGATGAAGTTTGGATTGgcatcctccctccttcctgctttCAAGAACACCAAGTATTTATTGTAGACAGCTGGGAGTATGTGGTGGTGGAAATGGGTTTACTTTGAAGCCAATTGCAAAAGGTTTTGCAGTTTACAGTTCATTAGAATTTACTGCTTGATGCTGGACTTGAGAGGTCTCATTGCCTACTCTCTGGAGGCAATCCTCGTACACTAAGAGACCCCAAGTGGGGCCAGAGCCTCTACATTACCCAGGAAACTCCAAACAGCTAGAGCTGCCAGTGGTTCTTTCTCCATTGGCTGCATCCTCCTCTCCCCGCTTTGGctgtcctctcccctctcccttgccttcttccctcctcctgggACCGTCTACCTGCTGCAGATTGAGGTCAGAGGGCAGCTCGCGGTTCTCTTGGGCCCTGCGCAGGCTGTCCAGCACGCTGCCTTCAGAGGGACAGTGGCGCGTGAGGGTGAGCACGGCATCATGGGCCCTGCGAAGCTGGGAGCTGTTGGCGAGTGCGCCCAAGGCCTCCGGGCCTGGGGACAAGGCGTAGTGGATCGTGTCGAAGGGCAGGAAGACCAGGGAGCCATCGGTCAGGCCCAGCTCCTCTGCGGCCTCCAGGAGGTAGCGCTGCTCCTCGCCACCCAGCAGCACCGAGTGCATCACCATGATCACTGCTGCGGACAGAGGCTTGGCTCGCGGCGCCGCCCGGCTGTCAGCAGGACCCGCCGACCTCCTCGCACCCTGCAAGGGAGCCTACCTGTGACCCTGGGCCCGTCCCGAACCTTCCTCAGGGCCTCCCGGGCTCCAGACAGGTCCAAGGGCTCCATGGAAGTCACGGAGGCGACGGGCAGGCCCCGGGCCCTGAGTGCCGTGGATAGTGAGCGTCCCGCCTCCACCCACAGGTCCTGGGGGGCGGTGACCAGGGCCACGCGCGCCCAGCCGAATGCGCGAAGCAGGGCGTAGAGGGCATCCGCGGCGGGGGTCACGGCAGGGGCCGTGGTGCCCTCCGCCTGCGTCCAGGGGCAGCCCCAGGGCACCAGCGCGATCCCGGCTTCTTCGGCGAGCAGCTCGGCTGGCCGGCAGGCCGCAGGGTTCACCGGACCCACGAGGCCCGACACGCGGGCCAGCGCGGAGGACACGGCCCCCAGCGAGCCCGGCGTCCGGCACGGCTCGGGCAGCAGCGCTACCTCGAAGCGGGGACCGCCTGCCAGGCCGGGGTCGCGGTTCAGGCGGGCGGCGGCCAGGCGGGCGGCCAGGTCCGGGCGGGCCCGGGAGAAGATGGGGTCGCAAGCCCAGGGACCCAGGACCCCCACCGTGAACACGGCAGAGAGGGCGGGGGGCtgcagcaggagcaggagcagcaggagcgggagccagggcagggcccgggggaggcagggcagggccgGAGCCCACCGCGCGGGGCCGCAGAGCCCGGGGTCCGGAAGCCCACCCGCTCGGCGGGCACAGGCGGTCATTGCCGGCTTCTGCGAACACAGACGGAGCAGGCTGAGCGACTGAGACCCCTGGCCTCCCCTGGGGCTCTCCCCGTAACCCCGAGTGTCTCCAAGCCCGAGTAACCCATGGGATGATTCTGCTGCTACCGCCccctccagaggctgggaagactAACCGGGGCCAAGGACACCGCCCCGAAGCCCCCTTCTGCCGCCCCGGCTTCCCGCTCTCACCCGGCCTACCCCTCCCCCAGTCGGAGGCGTCAGGGATCAGCAGGGACTCGCCCGCGCCCTCAGACCGACCATATCCCAGCGGAGGGGCCTCTGACACTTACAGGGAAGTCCGGGGCTCGGGCCCACGGCCCCGGTGAGGGGTCACAGGGCCGGTCCCCCTTTTGACGCCCGCCCACAAGTCTTCCTTGCCAGCCCAGGCCAGGGCGGGGGCGTGGGTACAGCCGGCCAGAGCCCTTAATCTCCCCAAGCTGATTAGGGTCCTTAATTAGGCAGGGAGGGGCGGGCTAGTGAAGGATGAGAGCCCCTACTGCGCCTTTCTGGGGTGGGATCTGTCCTGGCTTCCAGGTAGTCAGCCAGATCCTTTCCCCTCCATGCCTTCCAGCCCACCACATCACCCTCATCACCACCACCCCTGCACAAAAGCAGCCTTTCAGCCTTCGGCCACACTGCCCTGCTCAGCCAGAAAGTAACAAGTGCCTGCCCATGGACAGCTGTGGGTAATCCGTGCTGGAGAAGAAACTCTGATCCCAGTCCCTTTCCTTACAATCTTCTGTTTCCAGTTCGGCCAGCTAAGTTCAAGCTCCATCCTTTGGCTGGCAAAGTCTATATCCCAGAGACGAAACCCACACCAAGCTGATAACTGCCTTTCTTCCTtcacttctcttctctctctcaccaCACTTGATTCCCTGACCTCTACTTCTCCATGCCTAGAAAACCACCCCTTTGGCAGGACCTCAGGAAGTAATGAAAAGAGCTTTGGCCTCCGACAGACCTGGGTTCCAAGTCCCTCTTACTGATTTTTGGACCTTGGGCAATTGCTTAATCTGAGGGTTGTTGTGAAAATGAATATAACTGCCTGGATGGCAAGAATAGCTAACAATTTTAGAGAAGCGTATAATGGAAGATGccctataaaatatacaaatttattataaagcaatagcaattatgtatttatgtgaatatataatatataaaacatagcaATTATATATCTacctaaatatataatatataaaacagcaattatatatttatataattatataatatataaaaaagcaattatataaatatatactataaagctatagcaattatatattatatatttatataaatccaCATTATGTAGTGATggcaattatatatttatataaatatatattatcaagCTATGGCAATAAAGACTTCATAGTTTTGGCACAAGGATAAACAAATggaccaatgaaatagaatatacAGTACTGAAAAAAATGTGTGAAGAAGTGGACATTTCTTACCAACTGGGAAAGAATGAACTTCAACAAATGGAGCTGATTAGCCATCTGGGGGAAAATAGAATTCAATCCctatctcacaccatacacaaaatctATTCCAGGTCAAAGACctatatgtgaaaaataaaacttaaaaacttttaaatgaatCATTTTCAGACATGGTGGCAAAGATTGGATCAGGTAAGAATCATCAGTGGATTCTAAAGCTAGGAGGAAATGTTGGATGAGGAGCAGGACTTTTGCAGGGTCTAAAAGTATCTCCCTCCAGATTGCCATGAGTTGGAAGGGAGgggggaataaaataaaaagcagtcaTTGTACAGTGGAGAAATAGGGCAATACTTTAAGCAAGTGAACAAAATTAACCATGAGGGGCAGAGAGACATTCTGTGCCTCCAGATGTGATACCCTGAGAAGGATGTAATACTACATCTATGCAGTGCTGCAAAATACATCTCTGCAATGTTCCAGCATTATTCCAAATCTAATCACAAGGAAACATAAGATAAACACTAAATGAGAAACGTTCTATTTAAAAAGCTGGGGAGGACTgcattcttcaaaaatgtcaatgtcataGAAGGCAAATAGAGGTTGAGGAACTGTTTTAGATTAAAGGAACCTAAAAAGACATGACAATTATAGGCTACACCTGCCCTTAGTTTGGATTCTGTATCATTGGACTTTTTTAAAGTGCCATAAGGTTATAGGGcttgaggccgggcgctgtggctcacgcctataatcttagcactttgggaggccgaggcaggcggatcacttgaggtcaggactttgagaccaacctggccaacatggtgaagtcccgtctgtactaaatatacaaaaattagccgggcgtggtggagtgcacctgtatccccagctgctcaagaggctgaggcaagagaatcacctgaacctgggaagcagaggttgcagtgagccaatattgtgccactgcactccagcctaagcacaaagtgaaactccatctcaaaaaacaaaaaaagaaaagaaaaatggttacAGGGCTCATGGGGTTATAAAAATGCTATAAAGAACATCAACATGAACAAAAAAACTGGCAATTGACAAAATTGGAATATCACAGGAGATTCAAAGCAGTGTAAAGTTATAAAGTTAATAACGGTAGTGTAGTTATGTTAGACTATCCCTGTTCAtaggaaatacacactgaagtatttagtGGTAAAGCATCATGTATGTAACTGATCCTCAAGCAgtcaagaaaaaattatattagaGTTGATATATGgtatgttgtatatatatatatatatatatatatatatatttttttttttttttttttttttttttttgagacggagtctcgctctgccacccaggttggagtgcagtggcgcgatctcggctcactgcaagctcacctcccgggttcacgacattctcctgcctcagcctctccgagtggctgggactataggcacccgccaccacgcccagctaattttttttgtatttttagtagagacggggtttcaccgtggtctcgatctcctgacctcgtgatcctcccgcctcggcctcccaaagtgctgggattacaagcgtgagccaccgcgcccggccagtatgtTGTATATATTATCTATTTCAAATGATAAACAAATGGGGTAAAATGCTAACAGTAGGTGAATCTGGGTAAAGAGCCTGTGAGtgttctttgcatattttttatttttgcaacatttttaagtttgaaattatttccaaataaaaagttaattaaaaattttagattatAGAATTCAAAGAAAGTAGATCTGCTctgaagaaagaacaaagaaaagaaaaaaataaataagaaaatagaaaaattaaaaaagagcagaaatttttaagtgaaaaaaagacaTAGATTGAAAAGACATCTTTATCAATTCAGGGTAAGAATAGATTTATTAAACAAGAcacataggccaggcacggtggctcatgcctataatcccagcactttgggaggcagaggctggcagatcacataTATATGGCAAAATATTAACATCTGTTAGTTTTTGGTGGTAAGCAATCACTATATGTAGGGATTTTCTGTATGcttgaaatgttttctaatttaaattttaaaaatttgtaaacaAAATGTTTAGATGTCTGACCTGTAGCCAAATCCAAATCCAGTAGGCGTCAATATTCGTTTCTATAGTGCTGTGCCTCTTACCTTCCGTAAGGATTACCTCCCCACATCTCCTGTCTTCTGACTCAACATCTCTACGTGAAATTGTGGAAACTCCAGCCAACTCTTTCATTTCACACATGATGAGAATGAGGTCCAGAGACCAATTTGGTTAAATCAACAATCTCCCAATTTTCCTCTAGGGTCCATGGACTGATGGGTAATATAGATGAAGATGAAGGGggcatttttttaaaccttttttgtcataaaatatacttaacataaaatttaccactttaaattttttttttttttttttttttttttttttttttgagacagagtctcgctcagccacccaggctggagtgcagtggtgcgatcttggctcactgcaacctctgccccccgggttcaagcgattcttctacctcagcctcccgagtaactgggattacaggcacccgccaccacgcccagctaatttttgtattttttgtggagacggggtttcaccttattggccaggatggtctcaatctcttgacctcgtgatccgcctgcctcagcctcccaaagtgctgggattacaggcgtgagccacagcgcccagtctccccactttaacattttttaagtgtacaattcagtggcgttaagtgcattcacattgttgtgcaaccatcaccactgtccatctccagaacttttccatcttACCCAGttgaaactctgtgcccattaaatACTAGCTCCCCATTTCACCTCCCTCCAGCCCCAAGAAACCgctgttcttatttttttttctttttattttttagagaccgggtcttgcactgttgcccacgctggagtacaatggcacaatctcagctcactatagcctcaacgtcctgggctcaagcaatcctcccacctcagcctcccaagcagctgggatcacaggcgtgtgccactatgcctggctaattttttgaaatttggcagagatgagggtctcactatgttgcccaggctggtctccaactcctgggctcaagtaatcctcccacctcagcctcccagtgtgctgggattacaggtgtgagccattgccccCGGCCCatcattctttctgtctctatgaatttgactactttagctacctcatataagtagagtcatacagtatttgtccttttgtgtctgtttatttcacttagcatgatgttttcaaggtttatcctaTGCTGTAACGTATCAGaggttcattcctttttttttttttttttttttttgagacagagtttcgctctgtcaccccaggctggagtgcagtggggcaatctcggttcactgcaacctcagcctcctgggttcaaagcaattctcgtgcctcagcctcctgagtagctgggattacagatgtgcatcaccatgcctggctaatttttgtatttttagtagaaacagggtttcgccatgttggccaggcttgtctcaaacccctgacctcaggtgatcctcttgccttggcctcccaaaatgcgggattacaggtgtgagccaccaagccccacctcactcctttttaaggttaaataatattccattgtatgtacagtatataccacattttatttatccattcattcttcTGTGGACACTTGgcttgcttccacctcttggtctCTGGGTCCCTTCCTTCAGttgttttgggtatatacctagaagtgggattgctggatcatttcttttttaaataaatattttattttattttattttattttttgtggcagggtttcactctgtcacccaggctggaaggcagtggcttgacctcagctcactgcagcctttgtcttccaggtccaagtgattctcctgcctcagcctcccgagtagctgggactacaggcaggcgccaccacaccaggctaatttttgtatttttggtagagacagggtttcaccatgttggccaggctggtctcgaactcctgacctcaagcaatccacccaccttggcctcccaaagtgctgcgattacgg
The sequence above is drawn from the Symphalangus syndactylus isolate Jambi chromosome 20, NHGRI_mSymSyn1-v2.1_pri, whole genome shotgun sequence genome and encodes:
- the GUCY2D gene encoding retinal guanylyl cyclase 1 — translated: MTACARRAGGLPDPGLCGPARWAPALPCLPRALPWLPLLLLLLLLQPPALSAVFTVGVLGPWACDPIFSRARPDLAARLAAARLNRDPGLAGGPRFEVALLPEPCRTPGSLGAVSSALARVSGLVGPVNPAACRPAELLAEEAGIALVPWGCPWTQAEGTTAPAVTPAADALYALLRAFGWARVALVTAPQDLWVEAGRSLSTALRARGLPVASVTSMEPLDLSGAREALRKVRDGPRVTAVIMVMHSVLLGGEEQRYLLEAAEELGLTDGSLVFLPFDTIHYALSPGPEALGALANSSQLRRAHDAVLTLTRHCPSEGSVLDSLRRAQENRELPSDLNLQQVSPLFGTIYDAVFLLARGVAEARAAAGGRWVSGATVARHIRDAQVPGFCGDLGGDEEPPFVLLDTDAAGDRLFATYMLDPARGSFLSAGTRMHFPRGGSAPGPDPSCWFDPNNICGGGLEPGLVFLGFLLVVGMGLAGAFLAHYVRHQLLHIQMVSGPNKIILTVDDITFLHPHGGTSRKVAQGSRSSLAARSMSDIRSGPSQPLDSPNVGVYEGDRVWLKKFPGDQHIAIRPATKTAFSKLQELRHENVALYLGLFLARGAEGPAALWEGNLAVVSEHCTRGSLQDLLAQREIKLDWMFKSSLLLDLIKGIRYLHHRGVAHGRLKSRNCIVDGRFVLKITDHGHGRLLEAQKVLPEPPRAEDQLWTAPELLRDPALERRGTLAGDVFSLAIIMQEVVCRSAPYAMLELTPEEVVQRVRSPPPLCRPLVSMDQAPVECIHLMKQCWAEQPELRPSMDHTFDLFKNINKGRKTNIIDSMLRMLEQYSSNLEDLIRERTEELELEKQKTDRLLTQMLPPSVAEALKTGTPVEPEYFEQVTLYFSDIVGFTTISAMSEPIEVVDLLNDLYTLFDAIIGSHDVYKVETIGDAYMVASGLPQRNGQRHAAEIANMSLDILSAVGTFRMRHMPEVPVRIRIGLHSGPCVAGVVGLTMPRYCLFGDTVNTASRMESTGLPYRIHVNLSTVGILRALDSGYQVELRGRTELKGKGAEDTFWLVGRRGFNKPIPKPPDLQPGSSNHGISLQEIPPERRRKLEKARPGQFS